A region from the Salvelinus fontinalis isolate EN_2023a chromosome 23, ASM2944872v1, whole genome shotgun sequence genome encodes:
- the LOC129821154 gene encoding cyclin-Y-like protein 1 isoform X1 has translation MGNTIACCVSPERSPKLPRQLANRQEDYQISANVREDTRPYLQHISDREEPDDLAQESHPSNHARVSTIFLSKSQTDCALQDKRKSNHINHVSHTSPLSKKYSSCSTIFIDDSTVSQPNLKSTIKCVTLAIYYHIKNRDSDRSLDIFDEKMHPLSREQVPGDYSRTDPEHKLIYRFVRTLFSAAQLTAECAIVTLVYLERLLTYAEIDICPCNWKRIVLGAILLASKVWDDQAVWNVDYCQILKDITVEDMNEMERQFLELLQFNINVPASVYAKYYFDLRSLADDNNLRFPLETLGNERAQKLEAISRLCEDKYKDRSRAAMRRSFSADNLVGIRCSNAVLS, from the exons ATGGGGAATACGATAGCATGCTGCGTGTCCCCGGAGAGAAGCCCAAAGTTACCAAGGCAACTGGCAAACCGCCAGGAAGACTACCAAATAAGCGCGAACGTGAGGGAAGACACCCGCCCGTACCTGCAGCACATTAGCGACAGAGAGGAGCCTGACG ACCTGGCCCAGGAGTCCCACCCATCGAACCATGCCCGAGTCAGCACCATCTTCCTCAGCAAGTCCCAGACAGACTGTGCGT TGCAAGACAAAAGGAAAAGCAATCACATAAACCATGTTAGTCAT acctctcctctctctaagaaGTACAGTTCCTGTTCCACCATCTTTATAGATGACAGCACGGTCAGCCAGCCCAACTTGAAAAGCACAATAAAATG TGTTACACTAGCGATATACTACCACATTAAAAACAG ggacTCTGACAGGTCACTGGACATTTTTGATGAGAAGATGCACCCCTTATCG AGAGAGCAGGTTCCTGGTGACTACTCTCGTACGGACCCCGAGCACAAACTCATCTACCGCTTTGTCAGAACTCTGTTCAGCGCTGCACAGCTCACTGCAGAGTGTGCCATCGTCACCTTG GTGTACCTGGAGCGTCTGCTGACCTACGCTGAGATAGACATCTGTCCATGTAACTGGAAGCGCATTGTACTGGGGGCCATCCTGCTGGCCTCCAAGGTGTGGGATGACCAGGCTGTCTGGAACGTAGATTACTGCCAGATCCTCAAAGACATCACCGTGGAGGACAT GAATGAGATGGAACGCCAATTCCTGGAGCTGCTGCAGTTCAACATCAACGTCCCGGCTAGTGTTTATGCCAAGTACTACTTCGACCTGCGCTCTCTGGCTGACGACAACAACCTCCGCTTCCCACTGGAGACACTTGGCAACGAGAGGGCACAGAAACTGGAG gccaTCTCCAGACTGTGTGAGGACAAGTATAAGGACCGGAGCCGAGCAGCCATGAGGAGGTCCTTTAGCGCTGACAACCTGGTGGGCATCCGCTGCTCCAATGCTGTACTCTCATAG
- the LOC129821153 gene encoding frizzled-5-like — MATTVKTPLCGVVRWLLALLLSQLPRLAQTASKDIVCEPITVPMCKGIGYNLTYMPNQFNHDTQEEVGLEVHQFWPLVRIHCSPDLLFFLCSMYTPICLQDYKKPLPPCRAVCERAKRGCSPLMIQYGFEWPERMSCEQLPQLGDETLCMDQNSSETTTLSPPLPKPTPKGTRRRQPAPKPPAPQECDRDCRCRDPLVPIKKDAHPLYNRVHTGPVDNCAQPCHHPYFSQDERTFTTFWIGLWSVLCFVSTLTTVATFLIDMERFQYPERPIIFLAACYLFVSLGYIIRLVAGHERVACTGSGDQQHILYDTTGPPLCTLVFLLIYFFSMASSIWWVVLSLTWFLAAGMKWGNEAIAGYSQYFHLAAWLIPSVKSIVVLALSSVDGDPVVGICYVGNQSLESLRGFVLAPLVVYLFTGSLFLLAGFVSLFRIRSIIKQGGTKTDKLEKLMIRIGLFTVLYTVPATIVVACLVYEQHYRPGWDRALSCSCQAERQRLGLGPDYAVFMLKYFMCLVVGITSGVWIWSGKTLESWRRFTARCCLCWASKPTAPPSMYSEASTALTGHPSAALPPGSYHKPALPSHV; from the coding sequence ATGGCGACCACAGTAAAAACCCCGCTATGCGGTGTCGTCCGTTGGCTGCTCGCGCTGCTCCTCTCCCAGCTGCCCCGGCTCGCGCAAACTGCCTCCAAGGATATAGTGTGTGAGCCCATCACGGTGCCCATGTGTAAGGGCATCGGATACAACCTCACCTACATGCCCAACCAGTTCAACCACGACACCCAGGAGGAGGTGGGCTTGGAGGTCCATCAGTTCTGGCCCTTGGTCCGCATCCACTGCTCCCCAGATCTGCTCTTCTTCCTGTGTTCCATGTACACCCCTATCTGTCTGCAGGACTACAAGAAGCCCCTGCCCCCCTGCCGCGCTGTATGTGAGCGGGCCAAGCGAGGCTGCTCACCCCTCATGATCCAGTATGGTTTTGAGTGGCCAGAGAGGATGAGCTGTGAGCAGCTGCCTCAGCTGGGAGACGAGACTCTGTGTATGGACCAGAACAGTAGCGAGACCACCACCCTTTCCCCTCCCTTGCCCAAACCCACCCCCAAAGGCACCCGTCGCAGGCAGCCCGCCCCCAAACCCCCTGCCCCCCAGGAGTGTGACCGGGACTGCCGCTGTCGGGACCCTCTGGTGCCTATCAAGAAAGACGCCCACCCCTTATACAACCGGGTCCACACTGGCCCTGTGGATAACTGTGCCCAGCCCTGCCACCACCCTTACTTCTCCCAGGACGAACGCACCTTCACCACCTTCTGGATCGGCCTGTGGTCCGTCCTGTGCTTCGTCTCCACCCTGACCACCGTTGCCACCTTCCTCATCGACATGGAGCGCTTCCAGTACCCTGAGAGACCCATCATCTTCCTGGCTGCCTGCTACCTTTTTGTCTCCCTGGGCTATATTATAAGACTAGTGGCGGGTCACGAGAGGGTGGCGTGCACTGGGAGCGGAGACCAGCAGCACATCCTGTATGACACCACTGGTCCACCCCTGTGTACCCTGGTCTTCCTGCTCATCTACTTCTTCAGCATGGCCAGCTCCATCTGGTGGGTGGTGCTCTCCCTCACCTGGTTCCTGGCCGCGGGCATGAAGTGGGGCAACGAGGCGATTGCTGGTTACTCCCAGTACTTCCACCTGGCTGCCTGGCTGATCCCCAGCGTCAAGTCCATCGTCGTCCTCGCTCTAAGCTCTGTGGACGGAGACCCAGTGGTGGGGATCTGCTACGTGGGGAACCAGAGTCTGGAGAGCCTGCGGGGATTTGTGTTAGCTCCCCTGGTGGTCTACCTCTTCACCGGCTCCCTGTTCCTCCTAGCGGGCTTTGTGTCTCTGTTCCGCATCCGCAGCATCATCAAACAGGGAGGGACCAAGACAGACAAACTGGAGAAGCTGATGATCAGGATCGGATTGTTCACGGTGCTTTACACGGTTCCTGCTACTATAGTAGTAGCCTGCCTGGTGTACGAGCAGCACTACAGGCCTGGTTGGGACCGGGCTCTATCCTGCTCCTGTCAGGCTGAGAGACAGAGGCTGGGCCTGGGGCCCGATTACGCCGtcttcatgttgaaatacttcATGTGTCTGGTGGTGGGGATTACGTCCGGTGTGTGGATCTGGTCCGGAAAGACCCTGGAGTCGTGGAGGAGGTTCACCGCTCGCTGCTGCCTCTGCTGGGCCTCCAAGCCCACCGCACCCCCCTCCATGTACAGCGAGGCCAGTACGGCCCTCACAGGACACCCCAGTGCAGCCCTGCCACCAGGGTCCTACCACAAACCTGCCCTGCCCTCACACGTGTGA
- the LOC129821154 gene encoding cyclin-Y-like protein 1 isoform X2, which translates to MGNTIACCVSPERSPKLPRQLANRQEDYQISANVREDTRPYLQHISDREEPDDLAQESHPSNHARVSTIFLSKSQTDCALQDKRKSNHINHVSHTSPLSKKYSSCSTIFIDDSTVSQPNLKSTIKCVTLAIYYHIKNRDSDRSLDIFDEKMHPLSVYLERLLTYAEIDICPCNWKRIVLGAILLASKVWDDQAVWNVDYCQILKDITVEDMNEMERQFLELLQFNINVPASVYAKYYFDLRSLADDNNLRFPLETLGNERAQKLEAISRLCEDKYKDRSRAAMRRSFSADNLVGIRCSNAVLS; encoded by the exons ATGGGGAATACGATAGCATGCTGCGTGTCCCCGGAGAGAAGCCCAAAGTTACCAAGGCAACTGGCAAACCGCCAGGAAGACTACCAAATAAGCGCGAACGTGAGGGAAGACACCCGCCCGTACCTGCAGCACATTAGCGACAGAGAGGAGCCTGACG ACCTGGCCCAGGAGTCCCACCCATCGAACCATGCCCGAGTCAGCACCATCTTCCTCAGCAAGTCCCAGACAGACTGTGCGT TGCAAGACAAAAGGAAAAGCAATCACATAAACCATGTTAGTCAT acctctcctctctctaagaaGTACAGTTCCTGTTCCACCATCTTTATAGATGACAGCACGGTCAGCCAGCCCAACTTGAAAAGCACAATAAAATG TGTTACACTAGCGATATACTACCACATTAAAAACAG ggacTCTGACAGGTCACTGGACATTTTTGATGAGAAGATGCACCCCTTATCG GTGTACCTGGAGCGTCTGCTGACCTACGCTGAGATAGACATCTGTCCATGTAACTGGAAGCGCATTGTACTGGGGGCCATCCTGCTGGCCTCCAAGGTGTGGGATGACCAGGCTGTCTGGAACGTAGATTACTGCCAGATCCTCAAAGACATCACCGTGGAGGACAT GAATGAGATGGAACGCCAATTCCTGGAGCTGCTGCAGTTCAACATCAACGTCCCGGCTAGTGTTTATGCCAAGTACTACTTCGACCTGCGCTCTCTGGCTGACGACAACAACCTCCGCTTCCCACTGGAGACACTTGGCAACGAGAGGGCACAGAAACTGGAG gccaTCTCCAGACTGTGTGAGGACAAGTATAAGGACCGGAGCCGAGCAGCCATGAGGAGGTCCTTTAGCGCTGACAACCTGGTGGGCATCCGCTGCTCCAATGCTGTACTCTCATAG